TCTAACTACTTTTACTTCAAAAATATAGTATCTTTGCCGTCCTTAATTATGAACCGAGGTCGTGTACCTCAAAAGTTAATTTTATGCCTGTAAAGATTAGATTACAAAGACACGGTAAAAAAGGGAAACCTTTTTACTGGATTGTAGCGGCAGATGCCCGCGCAAAAAGAGATGGTAAATACCTAGAGAAATTAGGCGTTTACAATCCAAACGTTAACCCTGCACATATCGAATTAGATATCGATGGTTCTGTACAGTGGTTACAAAATGGAGCACAACCAACCGACACGGCAAGAGCTATTCTTTCGTACAAAGGGGTGATGCTTAAAAAACATTTAGCTGGAGGTGTTGCAAAAGGTGCAATTACTGAAGAGCAAGCTGAAGAAAAGTTTAATGCTTGGTTAGAAGACAAAGGAAAAGCTGTTGACGCCAAAAAAGGAAAACTTTCTGAAGCAAAAGAAAAAGCTAAAGCTGAAGCACTTGCTGCCGAAAAGGCCGTAAATGAAGCACGTATTGCTGAAGCTGCTCCTGTAGAGGAAGTTGCGGAAGAAGAAGTAACTCCAGAAGTTGCAGAAGGTACCGATGCGACTGAAGAAGTAGAAGCAACTGAGCAAGTAGCCGATGAGGCACCTGCAACAGCAGAAGCTGCTAAAGAAGAAGAATAAAACTGAAACGATATGCAAAAGAAGGACTGTTTCTTCGTTGGCAAAATCGTTAAAAAATACAGTTTTAAGGGTGAGTTACTGGTAAAATTAGATACCGACGATCCCGAACAATTTTTAGAAATGGAATCGGTTTTTGTGGAAAAACACAAAAATTTGATTCCATTTTTTATTGAAAAACTTTCTCTTCACAAATCGTCTTTACTACGTGTTAAATTTGATGACGTAGACAATGAAGAAGACGCAAATGCCATGCTGGGAACAGAACTTTACCTACCTCTTAACCTGCTTCCAAAATTATCTGGCAATAAATTTTACTACCATGAAATTATTGGCTTTAGTGTTCAAGACACACAGCATGGAGCCATTGGAACCATTGCAGGGGTAAACGACAGCACGGCGCAACACCTTTTCGAAATTGAATTTCGAGACAAAGAAATCCTTATCCCTATTAATGACGAAATCATTCAGAAAGTAGACAGAACAACCAACACCCTGTTTATTGATGCCCCCGAAGGCCTGATTGACTTATACCTCTAATGGCCTCAAAACCCTTTCAATTTAAACAATTTACCGTGGCACAAGATCGTTGCGCCATGAAAATTGGCACCGACGGCGTATTGTTAGGTGCATGGGTTTCTTTACAAAACAAACCCAACAGTATTTTAGACCTTGGCACAGGAACAGGTGTTATCGCCCTTCAACTTGCGCAACGTTGCGATGCAGAAACAATAGATGCCGTAGAAATTGACGAAGACGCCTACGAACAAAGCACAGAAAACTTTGAGAATTCTCCTTGGGGAGATCGTCTATTTTGTTATCATGCCTCTGTACAAGAATTTGCCTCAGAAATAGAAGAAACGTACGACCTAATTGTAAGCAATCCACCATACTATACTGAAGACTATAAATCTGAAAATTTAGCACGGGATACCGCACGTTTTACCGACACCCTTCCGTTTGAGCATCTCGTGGTGTGCGCTTCACATTTGCTTTCGGAAACAGGAACATTTTCAGTAATCCTTCCGAAGAAAGAAGAAAAGAACTTTATCGCCTTAGCCGAAAAACACAGCCTATTTCCGAAGCATATTTGCAGGGTTCAAGGCACTCCAATTTCCGAAGTAAAACGCAGCCTACTTACCTTTTCCTTCCAAAAACAACAGCCTACCATTGAAAATCTTATTATTGAAAAATCGCGTCACCAGTACACAAATGAATACATAGCGCTAGTACAGGATTTTTATTTAAAAATGTAGGATACTTGTATTGCTATTTCTACTTTTGTTATCCAAAATAAACCATTATGAAACCCGATTTATTCGAAGCTCCTGATTATTACAATATAGACGACTTACTTTCTGAAGAACACAAACTTATTCGAGATGCCGCTCGTGCATGGGTAAAGCGCGATGTTTCTCCTATTATTGAAGAAGCTGCACAAAATGCAGAATTCCCGAAATCTATCATCCCTGGGCTTGCAGAAATTGGTGCCTTTGGCCCATACATTCCAGAACAATATGGCGGTGCGGGCTTAGACCAGATTTCTTATGGTTTAATCATGCAAGAAATTGAGCGCGGTGATAGCGGGGTTCGTTCTACAGCTTCGGTACAATCGTCTCTAG
This Rasiella rasia DNA region includes the following protein-coding sequences:
- a CDS encoding 30S ribosomal protein S16, whose product is MPVKIRLQRHGKKGKPFYWIVAADARAKRDGKYLEKLGVYNPNVNPAHIELDIDGSVQWLQNGAQPTDTARAILSYKGVMLKKHLAGGVAKGAITEEQAEEKFNAWLEDKGKAVDAKKGKLSEAKEKAKAEALAAEKAVNEARIAEAAPVEEVAEEEVTPEVAEGTDATEEVEATEQVADEAPATAEAAKEEE
- the rimM gene encoding ribosome maturation factor RimM (Essential for efficient processing of 16S rRNA), coding for MQKKDCFFVGKIVKKYSFKGELLVKLDTDDPEQFLEMESVFVEKHKNLIPFFIEKLSLHKSSLLRVKFDDVDNEEDANAMLGTELYLPLNLLPKLSGNKFYYHEIIGFSVQDTQHGAIGTIAGVNDSTAQHLFEIEFRDKEILIPINDEIIQKVDRTTNTLFIDAPEGLIDLYL
- a CDS encoding tRNA1(Val) (adenine(37)-N6)-methyltransferase, whose amino-acid sequence is MASKPFQFKQFTVAQDRCAMKIGTDGVLLGAWVSLQNKPNSILDLGTGTGVIALQLAQRCDAETIDAVEIDEDAYEQSTENFENSPWGDRLFCYHASVQEFASEIEETYDLIVSNPPYYTEDYKSENLARDTARFTDTLPFEHLVVCASHLLSETGTFSVILPKKEEKNFIALAEKHSLFPKHICRVQGTPISEVKRSLLTFSFQKQQPTIENLIIEKSRHQYTNEYIALVQDFYLKM